The proteins below are encoded in one region of Flavobacterium nackdongense:
- a CDS encoding sigma-54-dependent transcriptional regulator produces the protein MSKILIIEDEAAIRRVLTKILSEENDSYQVEDAEDGVVGLEKIKNNDYDLVLCDIKMPKMDGVEVLEAVKKIKPEIPMVMISGHGDMETAIQTMRLGAFDYISKPPDLNRLLNTVRNALDRKQLVVENKILKKKVSKNYEMIGESEPINRIKLMIEKVAQTEARVLVTGPNGTGKELVAHQLHEKSARANFPLIEVNCAAIPSELIESELFGHVKGAFTSAVKDRAGKFEAADKGTIFLDEIGDMSLSAQAKVLRALQENMITRVGADKDIKVDVRVIAATNKDLKKEIAEGRFREDLYHRLAVILINVPSLNERRDDIPLLMAHFAEKIASEQGNAVKHFSKEAIKLLQEYDWTGNIRELRNVVERLIILGGNEISETDVQLFASK, from the coding sequence ATGAGTAAAATATTAATCATCGAAGACGAAGCCGCTATCCGAAGAGTATTGACCAAAATACTTTCCGAAGAGAATGATTCGTATCAAGTCGAAGACGCCGAAGATGGAGTTGTTGGACTCGAAAAAATAAAAAACAACGATTACGACCTCGTTTTGTGCGACATCAAAATGCCCAAAATGGACGGAGTCGAAGTATTAGAAGCGGTCAAAAAAATAAAACCGGAAATCCCAATGGTGATGATTTCAGGTCACGGCGATATGGAAACGGCTATTCAAACGATGCGTTTGGGCGCTTTTGATTATATCTCAAAACCACCCGATTTGAACAGACTTTTGAATACCGTTCGCAATGCTTTAGATAGAAAACAACTCGTAGTCGAGAATAAAATTCTAAAGAAAAAAGTCAGCAAAAACTACGAGATGATTGGCGAAAGCGAACCCATCAATCGCATCAAATTGATGATTGAAAAAGTTGCTCAAACCGAAGCCCGAGTTTTGGTCACAGGTCCCAACGGAACCGGAAAAGAATTGGTTGCCCATCAATTGCACGAGAAGAGTGCTAGAGCAAACTTCCCATTAATTGAAGTGAATTGCGCTGCCATTCCAAGTGAATTGATAGAAAGTGAATTATTTGGTCACGTGAAAGGCGCTTTTACTTCGGCGGTAAAAGATAGAGCAGGTAAATTTGAAGCGGCGGATAAAGGAACCATTTTCTTGGACGAAATTGGCGATATGAGTCTTTCGGCTCAAGCCAAAGTATTACGGGCGTTGCAAGAAAATATGATTACTAGAGTGGGCGCCGACAAAGACATCAAAGTCGATGTTCGTGTCATTGCAGCCACCAATAAAGACTTGAAAAAAGAAATCGCCGAAGGTCGTTTCCGGGAAGATTTATACCATCGATTGGCTGTAATTCTAATTAATGTGCCTTCGCTGAATGAAAGACGAGACGATATTCCCTTGCTAATGGCCCATTTTGCTGAAAAAATCGCTTCTGAACAAGGAAATGCGGTCAAACATTTTTCCAAAGAAGCTATCAAATTATTGCAAGAATACGATTGGACAGGGAACATTCGGGAACTCCGTAATGTGGTCGAGCGATTGATTATCTTGGGTGGAAATGAAATCTCTGAAACTGACGTGCAATTGTTTGCTAGTAAATAA
- a CDS encoding ABC transporter permease, which produces MSIISLIIKREFIAKVRNKSFIVMTFLSPLLFVGIAVFVGFLSTMKADTKKIAIHDESGLFVNEFLSLNKSEAEYKYADFSAVEVNFLKDSITNESYEGLIVIPKVANDKDFESKIQFISSESPSISFVENVQDIIAKKLTKQNFEKANLDTLAIKNAEAKVNIGLVKASGEKTVKGLNEIKIAIGGAFGYLIMMFIIIYGNMVMRSVIEEKTNRIVEIIISSVKPFQLMMGKIIGTSLAGLLQFFIWAIIGLSMMLVASYYLGLETCPAPKIPSEAMQTAHLQMTGTAQMYVQELWQMPIATILISFVIYFIGGYFLFSSFYAAIGAAVDNETDSQQFLLPIIMPLVLGVYIGFFTVINDPHGTIATVFSMIPLTSPIVMLMRIPFGVPWWQLVLSISILFATFFLVVWFAAKIYRVGILMYGKKPSWKELYKWLQY; this is translated from the coding sequence ATGAGTATCATATCACTAATCATAAAAAGAGAGTTTATTGCCAAAGTGCGCAATAAATCATTCATTGTAATGACCTTTTTAAGTCCGTTGCTTTTCGTAGGAATCGCCGTTTTTGTTGGTTTTCTTAGCACAATGAAAGCCGATACCAAAAAAATTGCCATTCACGATGAATCGGGTTTGTTTGTCAATGAATTTTTATCCTTGAATAAATCCGAAGCCGAATATAAGTACGCCGATTTTTCAGCAGTAGAGGTCAATTTCCTCAAAGACAGCATTACAAACGAAAGCTACGAAGGCCTAATTGTTATTCCAAAAGTGGCAAACGACAAGGATTTTGAAAGTAAAATTCAGTTCATTTCTAGTGAGAGTCCTAGTATTTCATTTGTAGAAAATGTACAAGATATTATTGCCAAAAAATTGACCAAACAAAACTTCGAGAAAGCGAATTTAGACACTTTGGCCATCAAAAATGCAGAGGCTAAAGTCAATATAGGTTTGGTAAAAGCATCAGGAGAAAAAACGGTCAAAGGACTAAACGAAATCAAAATTGCCATCGGCGGAGCTTTCGGATATCTCATTATGATGTTCATCATTATCTACGGCAATATGGTAATGCGCAGCGTTATCGAAGAAAAAACCAATCGCATTGTCGAAATTATTATTTCATCGGTAAAACCTTTTCAACTGATGATGGGGAAAATCATCGGAACTTCATTGGCAGGGCTACTTCAGTTCTTTATTTGGGCAATTATTGGGTTATCGATGATGCTAGTCGCCTCTTATTATCTGGGACTAGAAACCTGTCCAGCGCCCAAAATTCCGTCAGAAGCGATGCAAACTGCGCATTTACAAATGACCGGGACCGCACAAATGTATGTGCAGGAATTATGGCAAATGCCCATCGCCACGATCCTAATTAGTTTTGTAATTTATTTCATTGGCGGCTACTTTTTATTCAGTTCTTTTTATGCAGCCATCGGAGCCGCGGTAGATAACGAAACCGATTCACAGCAGTTTCTTTTGCCGATTATAATGCCATTAGTATTGGGAGTTTATATCGGTTTTTTTACCGTAATCAACGATCCTCACGGAACGATCGCTACCGTATTTTCTATGATTCCGCTCACATCGCCTATCGTAATGCTGATGCGAATTCCATTTGGAGTGCCTTGGTGGCAATTAGTGCTTTCGATTTCAATACTATTTGCAACCTTCTTTTTAGTGGTTTGGTTTGCGGCCAAAATTTATAGAGTCGGAATATTAATGTACGGCAAAAAACCATCTTGGAAAGAATTGTATAAATGGTTACAATATTAA
- a CDS encoding ABC transporter ATP-binding protein, whose amino-acid sequence MSSILEVNNVVKKYGDYVALNAVSLTVPRGSIYGLLGPNGAGKTSLIRIINQITMPDSGEIILDGEKLDPKHISHIGYLPEERGLYKSMKVGEQCLYLAQMKGLSKADAKAQLDYWFDRLEIQGWWNKKIEELSKGMAQKVQFVVCVLHKPKLLIFDEPFSGFDPVNANVIKDEILELQKQGSTIIFSTHRMESVEELCDHIALIHKSNKLIEGSLDEVKRKFRTNSFEVGILSDNVEGLMYDITQKFKVGQTNFKSLNNEIKLEVQLGNALPNELLHLLTQRGQVTHFMEKIPSVNDIFIQAVSDK is encoded by the coding sequence ATGAGTTCTATACTTGAAGTAAACAATGTTGTTAAGAAATATGGCGATTATGTTGCCTTGAACGCCGTTTCGCTTACTGTTCCCAGAGGCAGTATCTACGGGCTTTTAGGTCCAAATGGCGCCGGAAAAACTTCTCTAATTCGTATCATCAATCAAATTACAATGCCCGATAGTGGCGAAATTATTCTTGATGGTGAAAAACTAGATCCTAAACACATTTCTCATATTGGCTATTTGCCTGAAGAACGAGGATTGTATAAAAGTATGAAAGTGGGGGAACAGTGTTTGTATTTAGCCCAAATGAAAGGACTTTCGAAAGCCGATGCCAAAGCGCAATTGGATTATTGGTTTGATAGATTGGAAATTCAAGGCTGGTGGAACAAAAAAATTGAGGAACTTTCCAAAGGAATGGCGCAAAAAGTACAGTTTGTAGTTTGCGTTTTGCACAAACCCAAATTATTGATTTTTGACGAACCCTTTTCTGGTTTTGACCCCGTAAATGCTAATGTCATTAAGGATGAAATTTTAGAATTGCAAAAACAAGGTTCGACTATTATTTTCTCGACCCACCGAATGGAAAGCGTCGAAGAGTTATGCGATCACATTGCCTTAATCCACAAGTCGAATAAATTGATTGAAGGAAGTTTGGACGAAGTGAAACGAAAATTCCGCACCAATAGTTTCGAAGTAGGGATTTTGTCCGATAATGTTGAGGGATTGATGTATGACATTACCCAAAAATTCAAAGTGGGACAAACAAATTTCAAATCACTTAATAACGAAATCAAACTCGAAGTGCAATTAGGGAATGCCTTGCCAAATGAGTTGTTACACCTTCTAACACAAAGAGGGCAAGTAACGCATTTTATGGAAAAAATTCCGAGTGTCAATGATATTTTCATTCAGGCAGTAAGTGACAAATAA